From Elaeis guineensis isolate ETL-2024a chromosome 16, EG11, whole genome shotgun sequence, a single genomic window includes:
- the LOC105059291 gene encoding uncharacterized protein isoform X7: MSNAPGLVSPSAPCFRGRDLAPSGLFRSDSADHPEASHCKDLHIDGEKEEASQHDQERAVENADTFFSTEYLDDSFQHGPTTVSCQDGPHAAQSDGNFQAIPEKPAEEIMMMSFGMESLDDISFSPSAAAVKQVGKFQPKLASRPKGGKAKSVSFALPNASETTAPSVETCSEGNFTRTDPPVGDVINDGYLDNHQQSSSVNYDFNGDFQMDDGKLEEEDISESSGLESFNTLLSLPISTAARSVGKFQPKPSARTENVKSNASAVQTGAMECVQCECDSLPPEAESLEVHASGFPADSLVDSAMPMPSELAQEQAELFEACTLEAATLGGRKTTQTIEISSERDNHVSGEREPTELLQDICVEAHSPNVEELTQLIQEEKHNSETVEDIAASKSSRKLRKQIYMHGTGKPEGGTDEDQSDDEYRGEDVPRKKRVPKKSKGNMTEKKKPGKKRKRASGKPDSISEELPKKRFPHGTRQKRRQVNKVLLETPEDEIDRRQLRIKDLIMLAEAKERISSKEAATLGKSFPNQSSTGSFPSRTHLDEGNLFGEEEEQNLDGEGNHNIQPNSTKLNYHSYMNRPQSVRWSKADTELFYQAIRQFGTDFAMIQQLFPNRTRHQVKLKFKNEERKHPLQVHDALVHRSKDHAHFERVILQLQTQAEQNSHKETTGDPQTASQDVAGEYEEEGGKLNKEEEANGWGGEVRSPADSDWKFEAPDQPELAEYESVYDWDASASHPHDMEKDTFTEF, from the exons ATGTCCAACGCTCCCGGCCTCGTTTCTCCATCCGCCCCCTGCTTCCGGGGGAGAGATCTGGCGCCTTCGGGCCTCTTCCGATCAG ATTCTGCAGATCACCCAGAGGCTTCACATTGCAAAGACTTACACATTGATGGTGAAAAAGAGGAGGCTTCACAGCATGATCAAGAAAGAGCTGTTGAG AATGCGGATACGTTCTTCAGTACGGAATATCTTGATGACAGTTTTCAACATGGGCCAACTACTG TATCCTGTCAGGATGGACCTCATGCCGCTCAGAGTGATGGTAATTTCCAGGCCATCCCTGAGAAACCAGCAGAAGAG ATAATGATGATGTCTTTTGGCATGGAATCACTTGATGACATTTCTTTCTCACCCAGTGCTGCTGCTG TAAAACAAGTAGGCAAGTTTCAGCCTAAGCTTGCATCACGACCAAAAGGGGGAAAAGCTAAATCAGTATCTTTTGCTCTTCCTAATGCTTCTGAAACTACTGCTCCTTCTGTGGAGACCTGTTCTGAGGGCAACTTCACAAGAACAGATCCTCCTGTAGGAGATGTGATAAATGATGGATATTTGGATAACCATCAACAGTCATCTTCTGTAAACTATGATTTCAATGGAGATTTCCAAATGGATGATGggaagttggaagaagag GACATATCGGAGTCTTCAGGCCTTGAATCTTTCAACACACTTCTTTCTCTGccaatttcaactgcag CTCGATCTGTAGGTAAATTCCAACCAAAGCCTAGTGCCAGAACAGAGAATGTGAAATCTAATGCTTCTGCAGTTCAAACTGGTGCCATGGAGTGTGTGCAGTGTGAATGTGATTCACTTCCTCCAGAGGCTGAGTCCTTGGAGGTTCATGCTTCTGGCTTTCCAGCAGATTCCCTTGTTGATTCTGCAATGCCCATGCCATCTGAGTTGGCCCAAGAACAGGCAGAACTTTTCGAGGCATGTACACTTGAAGCTGCAACTTTAGGGGGCAGGAAGACCACACAAACTATTGAAATATCGTCAGAAAGAGAT AATCATGTTAGTGGAGAAAGAGAACCTACAGAATTATTGCAGGATATCTGTGTTGAGGCCCATTCCCCAAATGTGGAAGAACTTACTCAGCTGATCCAGGAAGAAAAACATAATTCAGAAACTGTTGAAGATATTGCAGCTAGTAAATCATCAAGGAAATTGAGAAAGCAAATCTACATGCACGGCACTGGCAAACCAGAAGGTGGAACGGATGAGGACCAAAGTGATGATGAATATAGGGGTGAGGATGTGCCCAGGAAGAAGAGGGTGCCAAAAAAATCAAAGGGGAACATGACTGAAAAAAAGAAACCAGGAAAGAAGCGCAAAAGAGCTTCTGGAAAACCTGATTCCATTTCAGAGGAATTACCAAAAAAGAGGTTTCCTCATGGAACACGGCAGAAGAGACGGCAAG TGAACAAGGTTTTGCTGGAAACACCCGAGGATGAGATTGACCGCAGGCAGCTTAGAATAAAAGATCTAATAATGCTTGCAGAGGCTAAGGAGAGAATATCA AGTAAAGAAGCAGCAACACTTGGGAAATCCTTTCCAAATCAAAG CAGTACTGGTTCCTTTCCCAGCAGAACCCATCTTGatgaaggcaatctttttggagagGAGGAAGAACAAAACCTTGATGGCGAAGGAAATCATAACATTCAACCAAATTCTACAAAATTGAATTACCATTCCTACATGAATAGGCCGCAATCAGTGAGGTGGTCAAAAGCAGATACAGAGCTGTTTTACCAG GCTATTCGCCAATTTGGAACAGATTTTGCAATGATACAACAACTATTCCCTAATCGTACACGCCACCAAGTGAAACTGAAGTTTAAGAATGAAGAGCGCAAGCATCCTTTGCAAGTTCATGATGCTTTAGTCCATCGCTCCAAAG ATCATGCACATTTTGAGCGAGTAATTCTACAGCTGCAAACTCAGGCAGAGCAGAACTCCCACAAAGAAACAACTGGTGATCCACAAACTGCTTCACAGGATGTGGCCGGTGAATACGAG GAAGAGGGAGGGAAGCTCAATAAGGAAGAGGAGGCTAATGGTTGGGGCGGTGAAGTTCGGAGCCCC
- the LOC105059291 gene encoding uncharacterized protein isoform X9: protein MNISAIVSCQDGPHAAQSDGNFQAIPEKPAEEIMMMSFGMESLDDISFSPSAAAVKQVGKFQPKLASRPKGGKAKSVSFALPNASETTAPSVETCSEGNFTRTDPPVGDVINDGYLDNHQQSSSVNYDFNGDFQMDDGKLEEEDISESSGLESFNTLLSLPISTAARSVGKFQPKPSARTENVKSNASAVQTGAMECVQCECDSLPPEAESLEVHASGFPADSLVDSAMPMPSELAQEQAELFEACTLEAATLGGRKTTQTIEISSERDNHVSGEREPTELLQDICVEAHSPNVEELTQLIQEEKHNSETVEDIAASKSSRKLRKQIYMHGTGKPEGGTDEDQSDDEYRGEDVPRKKRVPKKSKGNMTEKKKPGKKRKRASGKPDSISEELPKKRFPHGTRQKRRQVNKVLLETPEDEIDRRQLRIKDLIMLAEAKERISSKEAATLGKSFPNQSSTGSFPSRTHLDEGNLFGEEEEQNLDGEGNHNIQPNSTKLNYHSYMNRPQSVRWSKADTELFYQAIRQFGTDFAMIQQLFPNRTRHQVKLKFKNEERKHPLQVHDALVHRSKDHAHFERVILQLQTQAEQNSHKETTGDPQTASQDVAGEYEEEGGKLNKEEEANGWGGEVRSPADSDWKFEAPDQPELAEYESVYDWDASASHPHDMEKDTFTEF from the exons ATGAACATTTCTGCCATAG TATCCTGTCAGGATGGACCTCATGCCGCTCAGAGTGATGGTAATTTCCAGGCCATCCCTGAGAAACCAGCAGAAGAG ATAATGATGATGTCTTTTGGCATGGAATCACTTGATGACATTTCTTTCTCACCCAGTGCTGCTGCTG TAAAACAAGTAGGCAAGTTTCAGCCTAAGCTTGCATCACGACCAAAAGGGGGAAAAGCTAAATCAGTATCTTTTGCTCTTCCTAATGCTTCTGAAACTACTGCTCCTTCTGTGGAGACCTGTTCTGAGGGCAACTTCACAAGAACAGATCCTCCTGTAGGAGATGTGATAAATGATGGATATTTGGATAACCATCAACAGTCATCTTCTGTAAACTATGATTTCAATGGAGATTTCCAAATGGATGATGggaagttggaagaagag GACATATCGGAGTCTTCAGGCCTTGAATCTTTCAACACACTTCTTTCTCTGccaatttcaactgcag CTCGATCTGTAGGTAAATTCCAACCAAAGCCTAGTGCCAGAACAGAGAATGTGAAATCTAATGCTTCTGCAGTTCAAACTGGTGCCATGGAGTGTGTGCAGTGTGAATGTGATTCACTTCCTCCAGAGGCTGAGTCCTTGGAGGTTCATGCTTCTGGCTTTCCAGCAGATTCCCTTGTTGATTCTGCAATGCCCATGCCATCTGAGTTGGCCCAAGAACAGGCAGAACTTTTCGAGGCATGTACACTTGAAGCTGCAACTTTAGGGGGCAGGAAGACCACACAAACTATTGAAATATCGTCAGAAAGAGAT AATCATGTTAGTGGAGAAAGAGAACCTACAGAATTATTGCAGGATATCTGTGTTGAGGCCCATTCCCCAAATGTGGAAGAACTTACTCAGCTGATCCAGGAAGAAAAACATAATTCAGAAACTGTTGAAGATATTGCAGCTAGTAAATCATCAAGGAAATTGAGAAAGCAAATCTACATGCACGGCACTGGCAAACCAGAAGGTGGAACGGATGAGGACCAAAGTGATGATGAATATAGGGGTGAGGATGTGCCCAGGAAGAAGAGGGTGCCAAAAAAATCAAAGGGGAACATGACTGAAAAAAAGAAACCAGGAAAGAAGCGCAAAAGAGCTTCTGGAAAACCTGATTCCATTTCAGAGGAATTACCAAAAAAGAGGTTTCCTCATGGAACACGGCAGAAGAGACGGCAAG TGAACAAGGTTTTGCTGGAAACACCCGAGGATGAGATTGACCGCAGGCAGCTTAGAATAAAAGATCTAATAATGCTTGCAGAGGCTAAGGAGAGAATATCA AGTAAAGAAGCAGCAACACTTGGGAAATCCTTTCCAAATCAAAG CAGTACTGGTTCCTTTCCCAGCAGAACCCATCTTGatgaaggcaatctttttggagagGAGGAAGAACAAAACCTTGATGGCGAAGGAAATCATAACATTCAACCAAATTCTACAAAATTGAATTACCATTCCTACATGAATAGGCCGCAATCAGTGAGGTGGTCAAAAGCAGATACAGAGCTGTTTTACCAG GCTATTCGCCAATTTGGAACAGATTTTGCAATGATACAACAACTATTCCCTAATCGTACACGCCACCAAGTGAAACTGAAGTTTAAGAATGAAGAGCGCAAGCATCCTTTGCAAGTTCATGATGCTTTAGTCCATCGCTCCAAAG ATCATGCACATTTTGAGCGAGTAATTCTACAGCTGCAAACTCAGGCAGAGCAGAACTCCCACAAAGAAACAACTGGTGATCCACAAACTGCTTCACAGGATGTGGCCGGTGAATACGAG GAAGAGGGAGGGAAGCTCAATAAGGAAGAGGAGGCTAATGGTTGGGGCGGTGAAGTTCGGAGCCCC
- the LOC105059291 gene encoding uncharacterized protein isoform X5, which produces MLSIPYLFIVSVGLVLVRHLVNGPILNEEGLSPVNPIGTHLPNSADHPEASHCKDLHIDGEKEEASQHDQERAVENADTFFSTEYLDDSFQHGPTTVSCQDGPHAAQSDGNFQAIPEKPAEEIMMMSFGMESLDDISFSPSAAAVKQVGKFQPKLASRPKGGKAKSVSFALPNASETTAPSVETCSEGNFTRTDPPVGDVINDGYLDNHQQSSSVNYDFNGDFQMDDGKLEEEDISESSGLESFNTLLSLPISTAARSVGKFQPKPSARTENVKSNASAVQTGAMECVQCECDSLPPEAESLEVHASGFPADSLVDSAMPMPSELAQEQAELFEACTLEAATLGGRKTTQTIEISSERDNHVSGEREPTELLQDICVEAHSPNVEELTQLIQEEKHNSETVEDIAASKSSRKLRKQIYMHGTGKPEGGTDEDQSDDEYRGEDVPRKKRVPKKSKGNMTEKKKPGKKRKRASGKPDSISEELPKKRFPHGTRQKRRQVNKVLLETPEDEIDRRQLRIKDLIMLAEAKERISSKEAATLGKSFPNQSSTGSFPSRTHLDEGNLFGEEEEQNLDGEGNHNIQPNSTKLNYHSYMNRPQSVRWSKADTELFYQAIRQFGTDFAMIQQLFPNRTRHQVKLKFKNEERKHPLQVHDALVHRSKDHAHFERVILQLQTQAEQNSHKETTGDPQTASQDVAGEYEEEGGKLNKEEEANGWGGEVRSPADSDWKFEAPDQPELAEYESVYDWDASASHPHDMEKDTFTEF; this is translated from the exons ATGCTGTCAATTCCTTATCTTTTTATTGTGAGTGTGGGACTGGTGCTGGTGCGGCACTTGGTGAATGGCCCAATCCTAAATGAAGAGGGCCTATCCCCTGTGAACCCCATCGGCACCCACCTACCAA ATTCTGCAGATCACCCAGAGGCTTCACATTGCAAAGACTTACACATTGATGGTGAAAAAGAGGAGGCTTCACAGCATGATCAAGAAAGAGCTGTTGAG AATGCGGATACGTTCTTCAGTACGGAATATCTTGATGACAGTTTTCAACATGGGCCAACTACTG TATCCTGTCAGGATGGACCTCATGCCGCTCAGAGTGATGGTAATTTCCAGGCCATCCCTGAGAAACCAGCAGAAGAG ATAATGATGATGTCTTTTGGCATGGAATCACTTGATGACATTTCTTTCTCACCCAGTGCTGCTGCTG TAAAACAAGTAGGCAAGTTTCAGCCTAAGCTTGCATCACGACCAAAAGGGGGAAAAGCTAAATCAGTATCTTTTGCTCTTCCTAATGCTTCTGAAACTACTGCTCCTTCTGTGGAGACCTGTTCTGAGGGCAACTTCACAAGAACAGATCCTCCTGTAGGAGATGTGATAAATGATGGATATTTGGATAACCATCAACAGTCATCTTCTGTAAACTATGATTTCAATGGAGATTTCCAAATGGATGATGggaagttggaagaagag GACATATCGGAGTCTTCAGGCCTTGAATCTTTCAACACACTTCTTTCTCTGccaatttcaactgcag CTCGATCTGTAGGTAAATTCCAACCAAAGCCTAGTGCCAGAACAGAGAATGTGAAATCTAATGCTTCTGCAGTTCAAACTGGTGCCATGGAGTGTGTGCAGTGTGAATGTGATTCACTTCCTCCAGAGGCTGAGTCCTTGGAGGTTCATGCTTCTGGCTTTCCAGCAGATTCCCTTGTTGATTCTGCAATGCCCATGCCATCTGAGTTGGCCCAAGAACAGGCAGAACTTTTCGAGGCATGTACACTTGAAGCTGCAACTTTAGGGGGCAGGAAGACCACACAAACTATTGAAATATCGTCAGAAAGAGAT AATCATGTTAGTGGAGAAAGAGAACCTACAGAATTATTGCAGGATATCTGTGTTGAGGCCCATTCCCCAAATGTGGAAGAACTTACTCAGCTGATCCAGGAAGAAAAACATAATTCAGAAACTGTTGAAGATATTGCAGCTAGTAAATCATCAAGGAAATTGAGAAAGCAAATCTACATGCACGGCACTGGCAAACCAGAAGGTGGAACGGATGAGGACCAAAGTGATGATGAATATAGGGGTGAGGATGTGCCCAGGAAGAAGAGGGTGCCAAAAAAATCAAAGGGGAACATGACTGAAAAAAAGAAACCAGGAAAGAAGCGCAAAAGAGCTTCTGGAAAACCTGATTCCATTTCAGAGGAATTACCAAAAAAGAGGTTTCCTCATGGAACACGGCAGAAGAGACGGCAAG TGAACAAGGTTTTGCTGGAAACACCCGAGGATGAGATTGACCGCAGGCAGCTTAGAATAAAAGATCTAATAATGCTTGCAGAGGCTAAGGAGAGAATATCA AGTAAAGAAGCAGCAACACTTGGGAAATCCTTTCCAAATCAAAG CAGTACTGGTTCCTTTCCCAGCAGAACCCATCTTGatgaaggcaatctttttggagagGAGGAAGAACAAAACCTTGATGGCGAAGGAAATCATAACATTCAACCAAATTCTACAAAATTGAATTACCATTCCTACATGAATAGGCCGCAATCAGTGAGGTGGTCAAAAGCAGATACAGAGCTGTTTTACCAG GCTATTCGCCAATTTGGAACAGATTTTGCAATGATACAACAACTATTCCCTAATCGTACACGCCACCAAGTGAAACTGAAGTTTAAGAATGAAGAGCGCAAGCATCCTTTGCAAGTTCATGATGCTTTAGTCCATCGCTCCAAAG ATCATGCACATTTTGAGCGAGTAATTCTACAGCTGCAAACTCAGGCAGAGCAGAACTCCCACAAAGAAACAACTGGTGATCCACAAACTGCTTCACAGGATGTGGCCGGTGAATACGAG GAAGAGGGAGGGAAGCTCAATAAGGAAGAGGAGGCTAATGGTTGGGGCGGTGAAGTTCGGAGCCCC
- the LOC105059291 gene encoding uncharacterized protein isoform X6, with the protein MLSIPYLFIVSVGLVLVRHLVNGPILNEEGLSPVNPIGTHLPNHPEASHCKDLHIDGEKEEASQHDQERAVENADTFFSTEYLDDSFQHGPTTVSCQDGPHAAQSDGNFQAIPEKPAEEIMMMSFGMESLDDISFSPSAAAVKQVGKFQPKLASRPKGGKAKSVSFALPNASETTAPSVETCSEGNFTRTDPPVGDVINDGYLDNHQQSSSVNYDFNGDFQMDDGKLEEEDISESSGLESFNTLLSLPISTAARSVGKFQPKPSARTENVKSNASAVQTGAMECVQCECDSLPPEAESLEVHASGFPADSLVDSAMPMPSELAQEQAELFEACTLEAATLGGRKTTQTIEISSERDNHVSGEREPTELLQDICVEAHSPNVEELTQLIQEEKHNSETVEDIAASKSSRKLRKQIYMHGTGKPEGGTDEDQSDDEYRGEDVPRKKRVPKKSKGNMTEKKKPGKKRKRASGKPDSISEELPKKRFPHGTRQKRRQVNKVLLETPEDEIDRRQLRIKDLIMLAEAKERISSKEAATLGKSFPNQSSTGSFPSRTHLDEGNLFGEEEEQNLDGEGNHNIQPNSTKLNYHSYMNRPQSVRWSKADTELFYQAIRQFGTDFAMIQQLFPNRTRHQVKLKFKNEERKHPLQVHDALVHRSKDHAHFERVILQLQTQAEQNSHKETTGDPQTASQDVAGEYEEEGGKLNKEEEANGWGGEVRSPADSDWKFEAPDQPELAEYESVYDWDASASHPHDMEKDTFTEF; encoded by the exons ATGCTGTCAATTCCTTATCTTTTTATTGTGAGTGTGGGACTGGTGCTGGTGCGGCACTTGGTGAATGGCCCAATCCTAAATGAAGAGGGCCTATCCCCTGTGAACCCCATCGGCACCCACCTACCAA ATCACCCAGAGGCTTCACATTGCAAAGACTTACACATTGATGGTGAAAAAGAGGAGGCTTCACAGCATGATCAAGAAAGAGCTGTTGAG AATGCGGATACGTTCTTCAGTACGGAATATCTTGATGACAGTTTTCAACATGGGCCAACTACTG TATCCTGTCAGGATGGACCTCATGCCGCTCAGAGTGATGGTAATTTCCAGGCCATCCCTGAGAAACCAGCAGAAGAG ATAATGATGATGTCTTTTGGCATGGAATCACTTGATGACATTTCTTTCTCACCCAGTGCTGCTGCTG TAAAACAAGTAGGCAAGTTTCAGCCTAAGCTTGCATCACGACCAAAAGGGGGAAAAGCTAAATCAGTATCTTTTGCTCTTCCTAATGCTTCTGAAACTACTGCTCCTTCTGTGGAGACCTGTTCTGAGGGCAACTTCACAAGAACAGATCCTCCTGTAGGAGATGTGATAAATGATGGATATTTGGATAACCATCAACAGTCATCTTCTGTAAACTATGATTTCAATGGAGATTTCCAAATGGATGATGggaagttggaagaagag GACATATCGGAGTCTTCAGGCCTTGAATCTTTCAACACACTTCTTTCTCTGccaatttcaactgcag CTCGATCTGTAGGTAAATTCCAACCAAAGCCTAGTGCCAGAACAGAGAATGTGAAATCTAATGCTTCTGCAGTTCAAACTGGTGCCATGGAGTGTGTGCAGTGTGAATGTGATTCACTTCCTCCAGAGGCTGAGTCCTTGGAGGTTCATGCTTCTGGCTTTCCAGCAGATTCCCTTGTTGATTCTGCAATGCCCATGCCATCTGAGTTGGCCCAAGAACAGGCAGAACTTTTCGAGGCATGTACACTTGAAGCTGCAACTTTAGGGGGCAGGAAGACCACACAAACTATTGAAATATCGTCAGAAAGAGAT AATCATGTTAGTGGAGAAAGAGAACCTACAGAATTATTGCAGGATATCTGTGTTGAGGCCCATTCCCCAAATGTGGAAGAACTTACTCAGCTGATCCAGGAAGAAAAACATAATTCAGAAACTGTTGAAGATATTGCAGCTAGTAAATCATCAAGGAAATTGAGAAAGCAAATCTACATGCACGGCACTGGCAAACCAGAAGGTGGAACGGATGAGGACCAAAGTGATGATGAATATAGGGGTGAGGATGTGCCCAGGAAGAAGAGGGTGCCAAAAAAATCAAAGGGGAACATGACTGAAAAAAAGAAACCAGGAAAGAAGCGCAAAAGAGCTTCTGGAAAACCTGATTCCATTTCAGAGGAATTACCAAAAAAGAGGTTTCCTCATGGAACACGGCAGAAGAGACGGCAAG TGAACAAGGTTTTGCTGGAAACACCCGAGGATGAGATTGACCGCAGGCAGCTTAGAATAAAAGATCTAATAATGCTTGCAGAGGCTAAGGAGAGAATATCA AGTAAAGAAGCAGCAACACTTGGGAAATCCTTTCCAAATCAAAG CAGTACTGGTTCCTTTCCCAGCAGAACCCATCTTGatgaaggcaatctttttggagagGAGGAAGAACAAAACCTTGATGGCGAAGGAAATCATAACATTCAACCAAATTCTACAAAATTGAATTACCATTCCTACATGAATAGGCCGCAATCAGTGAGGTGGTCAAAAGCAGATACAGAGCTGTTTTACCAG GCTATTCGCCAATTTGGAACAGATTTTGCAATGATACAACAACTATTCCCTAATCGTACACGCCACCAAGTGAAACTGAAGTTTAAGAATGAAGAGCGCAAGCATCCTTTGCAAGTTCATGATGCTTTAGTCCATCGCTCCAAAG ATCATGCACATTTTGAGCGAGTAATTCTACAGCTGCAAACTCAGGCAGAGCAGAACTCCCACAAAGAAACAACTGGTGATCCACAAACTGCTTCACAGGATGTGGCCGGTGAATACGAG GAAGAGGGAGGGAAGCTCAATAAGGAAGAGGAGGCTAATGGTTGGGGCGGTGAAGTTCGGAGCCCC